TTAAGACTAAGAAAATATTGAAGTGGTTGGGGACATCCCCTTTAACAAGTTTTCCATACTTATTCCCTTCTCCCGTTTTTGATTTAGGCTATGGAATTTTATTGCACCGTTTAAGGTGTGGATATATGGATGACTGTCCGGAATATTGCGGAAGCATTGCGCATGTTTCTGGCTAAGAAGCGTTGAAAGTGTAATGCTTTTGATGTCAAATTCTTATAGGGAGCCCTTGCCATGCCTCGAGAAAAGCCCCTCATTCTTGTCAAAGCCTGCCCAGAACCGAAAACCGAGTATGGGCTACATAGAGCCCCCCTGCGTCGCAGGAATAACGAAGACAGGGGAGATGCGCAGGATTTTCCCCGTCCCCGTTTCGTTTTCTCGATGAAGAGAAACGGTTTAAAAAATGGCAGTGGATCATGATCGAGACGGAAGCGGCGGTAGGTGACAACCGCAAGGAAAGCCGTCAGGGCGACTTCGATACAATTCAGCCTCAAGAGCCCATGAAGAGTGGAACAGGCTGGCGATCCCGAATGGAGTGGCTGGTGTATAAAATCAAGCATTATCCAGCGCCTCCACCGCGCGGGCCTTCGCCTCGGGCGCCAGGTGCGCGTACCGCAGCGTCATCTTCAAGTTCGCGTGTCCCAGCAACTCCCTGACGGTGTTGAGGTCGACGCCGGCCATGACCAAACGACTGGCGAAGTCGTGCCGCATGTCGTGCCAGCGAAACCCCTCGATGCCCGCATCCTTCAGCAGGCGCTCCCACGCGCTTTTGCAGTTGTCCATCATGCCGCCGCCCTTGGGGGAGGGGAACACCAGTCCGTCGCCGTCCCCTTGCGTCTGCTTTTGCCAGGCGCTCAGGGCCTCCCGTGCCGTCCGGTCCAGGGGGATACGGATGGTCTTGCCGCTCTTGGAGCTCGCCGCCCGGACGGTCAGGATCGCCTCCCTCAGGCCGATATCGCTCCACCGAAGGGCGAAGAGCGAACCTTGCCGGATCCCCGTGTTCAGCGACACCAAGATCATGGGCTTCAGGTGGTCGGCAAAGGGGGCCTTGTCGAGGCTGGGAAGGGGCGTTTTTCCCCGCGCTTTCAGCCATTGGTTGTATCGGGTTCGCTCCTCCCGCAGGCGCCGTTCCCTCGCATCGAGGGCCTCAAAGAGCCGCTCCCGTTCCTCTCCGGAGAGGTAGCGGACGCGATGATCGGACTCGTCCCGCAGCATCTCCAGCCGAACCAGGGGATAGGCCTTGATGATGCCCCGCTTGTACGCCCAGTTGAGAGCGGCCTTGAGCGTGGTCACCTTGCGGTTAATGCTGGCTACCTTCAGCCCCCTCCGGGTCAGTCCCGTCCTCCAGGCCTCGACGTGCTTGACGGACACCGCCTCCAGCTCCAGATCCAGAAGATCGACAAAGGAACTTTTCAGGATGGCCACGGTGGACTCGCCGCTTCGG
This sequence is a window from uncultured Fretibacterium sp.. Protein-coding genes within it:
- a CDS encoding tyrosine-type recombinase/integrase, with protein sequence MEHRRSGESTVAILKSSFVDLLDLELEAVSVKHVEAWRTGLTRRGLKVASINRKVTTLKAALNWAYKRGIIKAYPLVRLEMLRDESDHRVRYLSGEERERLFEALDARERRLREERTRYNQWLKARGKTPLPSLDKAPFADHLKPMILVSLNTGIRQGSLFALRWSDIGLREAILTVRAASSKSGKTIRIPLDRTAREALSAWQKQTQGDGDGLVFPSPKGGGMMDNCKSAWERLLKDAGIEGFRWHDMRHDFASRLVMAGVDLNTVRELLGHANLKMTLRYAHLAPEAKARAVEALDNA